The Treponema phagedenis DNA segment CAATACCGTAGGCTTTTGCTTCTTCGGCAGACATAAAGAAATCTCTTTCCATATCATCTGCTACTTCTTTTTCCGACTTACCGGTATGTTCGGCAAAATACTTTATGGTGAGTTTTTTGAGTCTGATGATTTCTTTTGCTTGAATACTGATATCGCTTGCCTGTCCCTGCACGCCGCCCCACGGCTGATGGATCATTACACGGGAAGAGGGAAGGGCAAAGCGTTTTCCTGCACTGCCTCCTGCTAAAAGTACGGCTGCCATACTTGCTGCCTGACCGAGACAGATGGTTTGTATTTTCGGGCGGATATGCTGCATGGTATCGTAAATTGCAAGACCTGCAGTAACGGAGCCGCCGGGGCTGTTTATATACAAACTGATATCTTTATCGGGGTTTTGAGATTCCAAAAAAAGCAACTGTGCAACAATAAGATCGGCAACGGTATCGTTTATCTCTCCATCGACGAATATAATTCTGTCTTTCAGAAGACGGGAAAAAATATCATAGCTACGCTCTCCGTTCCCGGTTTGTTCAATAACATAAGGAACGAGGGTGTGCATTTTTTCATTCATGCGTATGTCCTTTTTCAAAGAATTCTTTTGCTGAAAGCTTTTTGCTTGTAGTAAAGGTGCATTTTTCAAAGAGCTGATCATATAGTTTGGTTTCTTTCAGATCTTCAATTAAAAGTTCTTTTTCACGAAGATCGCTTTCATAATGTGCCTTTACCTCTTCTTCTTTTATGCTCGCGTTCTCAGCAATTTTTTTATATTCTGCTTCAATCTCTTCAGGCGTAATACTGATATTGCGATCTTTTAGTAATGTTTCGACAATGATGCGTGCTTTCAATCGCTCTTCAGCTTCCGGGCGCCAGGCAGACATGGTAGATGCTTTTGTGTTTTCGGTAGCGCCCATAAGTTTTTCAAGTTGGGCAGGATCCATTCCGAATTGGCGCGCGGTCATTATCCAACGGGATTCAAGTTCCGTCAGCACCATGGATTCCGGTAAATCAAAGCTATTTTCTTTTACCGCTTCTTTTAGAAAAGCTTCTATTTTTGTCTGGTTAAGTTTGTTCTCAACACTCTTTTCCAAATTCTTTTTGATGTCATCTTTCATATCTTGGAGTGTGCTGAATTTTTCATTTACATCTTGTGCTAAATCATCGTCGATTGCAGGGAGATCTCGTCGTTTGAGAGCTGCCAGTTTTACCCGTATTTTTTTTGTTTTGCCGGCAAGCTCTTTATTCGGATCATCTTCGGGATAGGTTTTAGTAACATCTTTTGATTCGCCTTTTTTCATACCGATAACATCATCATCAAGCTTAAATAAATTCTGTTCGGTTCCGATTGTGAACGTAAAACTTTGCCGCTCGCTGCCTTCAATGACAGTATCTTCTTCATCAAGTTCTGAATAATCAATTGTAGCAATATTATCTTTTTCTGCGAGATCGGTATCT contains these protein-coding regions:
- the clpP gene encoding ATP-dependent Clp endopeptidase proteolytic subunit ClpP, with translation MNEKMHTLVPYVIEQTGNGERSYDIFSRLLKDRIIFVDGEINDTVADLIVAQLLFLESQNPDKDISLYINSPGGSVTAGLAIYDTMQHIRPKIQTICLGQAASMAAVLLAGGSAGKRFALPSSRVMIHQPWGGVQGQASDISIQAKEIIRLKKLTIKYFAEHTGKSEKEVADDMERDFFMSAEEAKAYGIVDTVMNRRKNGEV
- the tig gene encoding trigger factor; translated protein: MEFQKTFKSLPKSQVELEVTVNKDDVRTHYDGIITKYVKELQIPGFRKGKVPVQVLEQKYGEALRAEASSDLIEKVLEEIFRDANEYERPLPYSYPDMKEVPEFNTEKDFQFAVTYDVLPKIEIKKIDGFSFTIPEVTISEEDIQEELKDIQQRNALVIDRADTDLAEKDNIATIDYSELDEEDTVIEGSERQSFTFTIGTEQNLFKLDDDVIGMKKGESKDVTKTYPEDDPNKELAGKTKKIRVKLAALKRRDLPAIDDDLAQDVNEKFSTLQDMKDDIKKNLEKSVENKLNQTKIEAFLKEAVKENSFDLPESMVLTELESRWIMTARQFGMDPAQLEKLMGATENTKASTMSAWRPEAEERLKARIIVETLLKDRNISITPEEIEAEYKKIAENASIKEEEVKAHYESDLREKELLIEDLKETKLYDQLFEKCTFTTSKKLSAKEFFEKGHTHE